In Lutra lutra chromosome 5, mLutLut1.2, whole genome shotgun sequence, a single genomic region encodes these proteins:
- the LOC125101290 gene encoding olfactory receptor 6M1-like, with protein MTSLIGNTMIILLVCGDYRLHSPMYFFVANLSFLEVAITSTVVPKMLANTLSLTRSISFVGCLTQSFFYFLLGSTEFFILAVMSFDRYIAICNPLRYAIIMNKQTCIFLLLGSYVGALLSILVPSILTALLPFCGPNIINHFFCDSGPVLKLVCADISLVEVADFISSAVLLLGSLLLTGVSYLYIIVTILRIPSAQGRQKAFSTCVSHITVVTLYYGSSIFIYVRPKKENVMDVNKFATVLNTIVTPMLNPFIYSLRNEKVKESLSEAFKKCVGMVTNSRALRSEK; from the coding sequence ATGACATCTCTGATTGGCAACACCATGATCATCCTTTTGGTGTGTGGTGACTACCGTCTGCATTCACCCATGTATTTCTTTGTAGCCAATCTTTCTTTCCTTGAAGTTGCCATCACCTCCACAGTGGTACCTAAGATGCTAGCTAACACATTATCCCTAACAAGATCAATATCCTTTGTGGGATGTCTTACTCAgtctttcttctacttccttctgGGATCCACAGAATTCTTCATCCTGGCCGTCATGTCTTTTGATCGatatattgccatttgcaacccaCTGAGGTATGCCATAATCATGAATAAACAGACATGCATATTCTTGCTTCTAGGATCTTATGTGGGTGCATTATTGTCAATTTTAGTGCCATCTATCTTAActgctcttcttcccttttgTGGGCCAAATATAATCAATCACTTTTTTTGTGACAGTGGCCCAGTGCTAAAGCTGGTGTGTGCAGACATTTCTCTGGTTGAGGTGGCTGACTTTATCTCCTCTGCTGTGTTGCTCTTGGGCTCTTTGCTCCTGACAGGAGTGTCTTACCTGTACATTATTGTTACTATCCTTAGAATTCCCTCTGCCCAGGGACGACAGAAAGCTTTCTCCACCTGTGTTTCACATATCACTGTAGTGACACTTTATTACGGAAGCTCCATCTTTATCTATGTCcgcccaaaaaaggaaaatgtgatggATGTTAACAAATTTGCCACAGTGCTGAACACCATTGTAACGCCAATGCTGAACCCTTTCATCTACAGCCTTCGAAATGAGAAAGTCAAAGAATCCCTGAGTGAAGCCTTCAAAAAATGTGTAGGGATGGTGACAAATTCAAGAGCTTTAAGATCTGAAAAATAA
- the LOC125101291 gene encoding olfactory receptor 6M1-like, translating into MTSLIGNTMIILLVCGDYRLHSPMYFFVANLSFLEVAITSTVVPKMLANTFSLTRSISFVGCRTQSFFYFLLGSTEFFILAVMSFDRYIAICNPLRYAIIMNKQTCIFLLLGSYVGALLSILVPSILTAPLPFCGPNIINHFFCDSGPVLKLVCADISLVEVADFISSAVLLLGSLLLTGVSYLYIIVTILRIPSAQGRQKAFSTCVSHITVVTLYYGSSIFIYVRPKKENVMDVNKFATVLNTIVTPMLNPFIYSLRNEKVKESLSEAFKKCVGMVTNSRALRSEK; encoded by the coding sequence ATGACATCTCTGATTGGCAACACCATGATCATCCTTTTGGTGTGTGGTGACTACCGTCTGCATTCACCCATGTATTTCTTTGTAGCCAATCTTTCTTTCCTTGAGGTTGCTATCACCTCCACAGTGGTACCAAAGATGCTAGCTAACACATTTTCCCTAACAAGATCAATATCCTTTGTGGGATGTCGTACTCAgtctttcttctacttccttctgGGATCCACAGAATTCTTCATCCTGGCCGTCATGTCTTTTGATCGatatattgccatttgcaacccaCTGAGGTATGCCATAATCATGAATAAACAGACATGCATATTCTTGCTTCTAGGATCTTATGTGGGTGCATTATTGTCAATTTTAGTGCCATCTATCTTAACTGCTCCTCTTCCCTTTTGTGGGCCAAATATAATCAATCACTTTTTTTGTGACAGTGGCCCAGTGCTAAAGCTGGTGTGTGCAGACATTTCTCTGGTTGAGGTGGCTGACTTTATCTCCTCTGCTGTGTTGCTCTTGGGCTCTTTGCTCCTGACAGGAGTGTCTTACCTGTACATTATTGTTACTATCCTTAGAATTCCCTCTGCCCAGGGACGACAGAAAGCTTTCTCCACCTGTGTTTCACATATCACTGTAGTGACACTTTATTACGGAAGCTCCATCTTTATCTATGTCcgcccaaaaaaggaaaatgtgatggATGTTAACAAATTTGCCACAGTGCTGAACACCATTGTAACGCCAATGCTGAACCCTTTCATCTACAGCCTTCGAAATGAGAAAGTCAAAGAATCCCTGAGTGAAGCCTTCAAAAAATGTGTAGGGATGGTGACAAATTCAAGAGCTTTAAGATCTGAAAAATAA